The following is a genomic window from Bacteroidia bacterium.
TGCTTTATTCCTTCAAGGCAGTTTTTAATGCTTCGGCGCTTCACCCCAATTCTATTAAAGTAGAAATGGTAACCGGAGAGCGAAAAATGAGTGTTCTCGGAGTATCCCGGGGTGGCGGCCTGATCTCTATTGTTGAAGTTGACGGGTTTCCCTGCAATTTTTCTGCCCAGTCTCCTGTCATGGTCATAAAAGCTGATGACACAAATGGAAGTGCCGCTTTCATTACCAATGTTGTTGCCCATGAGGATTGCAATATCGCCACCATGACCATCAACCGCAGCGGAAAACGCGCGCTAGCCAAACTGGTTATTGAACTGGATTCGCCCATCCGTTCGCTGACACTTGAATACTTAAAAAGTCTGAACTGGGTGCGGGAAGTCATTTATCTCCCCAATCTCGATCTATAAAAACTCTGCAAAACGCCGGATACTCTCTGCCATCGGTTTTGTGATCCCATTGCTTTTGGCAAACTTTACAATGCCTATTTCTGCCCGGCAGGAAAACTGAATATACAAAAAGTTCTATTCTTATGACAATTCGAAGTATCACTTTTGTTTGGGTGTTGAGCCTGATGATCTCCCTCACCTTTGCACAAGATGCCAGTACATGGGATCTCAGAAAATGCCTTGAATACGCAGCGGAAAGCAATATTTCCCTGAAACAGGCTGAGCTTAATCAACTCAATAATCAAATTGCCCTGGAGCAGGCACAGGCATCCCGTATGCCTTCCCTGAGTTTTGGAGGAAATACCACTACCAACTTTGGTTATTCGGTAAACCCCTTTACCAACCAGTTTACGTCTCAGGCTATTCAGTCCCTGAATACAGGCCTTTCTTCCAATGCTACGCTGTTTAATGGTTTTCGAATCAGCAATACCATCAAAAGATCGGAACTTGACCTGAAGGCCAGCGAACTCGATTACAAACAGGCTGAAAATGACCTGGCATTAAATATCACACTTGCCTATCTTCAGATTCTGAGAAATGAGGAAATCGTAAAAAGTTCACAACTTCAGGTTGCGTCCACCAAAGAGCAGTACGACCGAACCGAAAAACTTGTACGGGCAGGCTCTTTAGCACAGGCAGACCTGATACAGCTTGAATCACAAATTGCTACAGATGAACTCGCCCTCGTCAATGCCCAGAATCAGCGGGAGTTATCTTATCTGAACCTGATGCAAATCCTTCGGCTTGATCCCAACCAGCCTTTCAGAATACTGGCACCGGAACTTGACGACCCCGGAGCAGATTTTATGGATGCAACGACAGCAGAGATTTATAAAATGGCCGAGGACACACAGCCGTTTATTCAAAGTGCTGATATGAAAGTACAAAGTGCTGCATTGGATATCGAAATTGCCAAAGCAGGCCGCCTGCCCAGCCTCTCAGCTTCTGCGCAGGTGGGGTCTGGTTATTCCAGCGGACGACAGCAGTTTACGGGAGAGACTTTTGATGTTACTTCTCCCGTCGAAATTGCGGTGAATGGCGGCGAAGTACAGCCCGCAAATATTACCTATCCCAATCAGGGAAGAGTAACCGATACCTATACTTTCAGCAACCAGATGGTAGACAACATCGGCGGAAGTGTTTCGATTAACCTCAATATACCGATTTACAACCGCAAGCAGAATTTGGCCAATATACAACGTGCCGAAGTAACCATGAAAAGCGCTCAGTTTACCGCTGAACTCCAGCGCCAGCAACTGGAACAAACCATTCAACAGGCTTACCTGGATGCGAAAAGTTCCTATAGCAGCTATCTCGCAACACAAAAACAGGTCGCTGCACTTGAGCTCACTTATCAGAATACAGAAAAACAATTTACTCTGGGCGTAGCCAATTCAACCGAATTTTTGCTGGCAAAAAACAATCTGAACCGCGCGAACAATGATCTGGTGAGAACCAAATTTGACTTTATATTCCGTACGAAAGTATTGGACTTTTATCAGGGAAAACCATTAGGATTATAATTCTGATGGTTTTTCTGACTTACTTTACACACAAGACGCTATTCATGGATAAACTTATGAGAAGGATTTCATTTCTCACATTTCTGGCCTTCTTTGTGCTCGTTGCAGGATGCCAACAGGCGAAAGTAAAAATTCAAACGGACAAGGCAGAGGTGCGTTCGATATTTTCAAGGGTATCTGAATCAGGCACAATCCAGCCTACCGTCGAAGTCCCTGTTGCACCTGACGTTTCCGGAGAGGTCGTATTTATTGCCATTCAGGAAGGCGCCAAAGTAAAGCGGGGAGAATTGTTGTTAACCATACGCCCTGATGACTATAAAGCACAGTTGGAACAGGCAGAGGCAGCAGTCAACCGTAGTCAGGCTGCATACCTTCAGGCAAAAGCCAGCGTAAGTCAGGCCAGGGCAACCCTGTTGCAGGATTCTGTTGGCATGGTCAGATCCCGGCAACTTTTCAAAGAGAATGTAGTCTCCAAAGTTGACCTCGAAAATGCCGAACTTAAATTTAATGTCTCCAAATCTCAGTACGAAGCTGCCGCCTATAACTTACAATCAGCTTTTTATCAGGTGAAAAGCTCAGAAGCGACCAGAAAACAATCCCGGCAGAATCTGGATCGCACCAATATCTACGCATCCATGGATGGCACAGTAACCAAACTCAATGTAGAACTTGGCCAGCGTGTGGTAGGTACCAGCATGATGTCGGGAACAGAAATTATCAAAATTGCCGATCTGTCGAGTATGGAAGTACTCGTGGAAATCAATGAAAATGACATCATTAATGTCGCATTGGGAGACTCCGCAAGGATCGAAGTGGATGCTTTTCCCGATCAGGTCTTTTACGGAAAAGTCTCGGAAATTGCCTATTCTGCAACAGTCGCAGGGATCGCAAGCACAGATCAGGTAACCAATTTTGAAGTAAAGGTAAAAGTATCACCTCAGTCTTATAAAAATATTTCCCTGGCGAAAAAAACAGTTTCCGCTGAAGAAAGCCCTTTCCGCCCGGGTATGACTGCGTTGGTAGAAATTTATACCCGCAGTGAGGTTGACGTAACGACGGTACCCATTCAGGCTGTAACCCTTCGCAACGATTCGCTGGGAGAAGGAAAAGAGGTGGTATTTATCTATGAAAACGGAAAAGTCAGCCAGGTACAGGTGGAAACCGGTATAAGTGATGATTCTCATATACGGATCATTTCAGGTGTAAATCCGGATCAAAAAGTGGTAACCGGACCATATACGATTCTTTCGAAAAGACTTAAGGATGGTATGGATGTAGAAGAATCTAAAGAAATATCGCCCGGAAGAACCGAAGGGGAGAATGATTAACCAGATTTTTCCCTAATTTAGATGTGTGGAATTCTTAGATGAACTTAACGAAGCGCAACGTGAGGCAGTAATGAGTGTGGAAGGCCCGCAACTCGTTATTGCAGGCGCAGGTAGTGGGAAAACCCGCGTACTTACTTACCGACTGGCATTTATCCTGTCACAGGGTCTGGCTGACCCACAGGAACTTCTCGCCCTTACCTTTACCAATAAAGCCGCAAAGGAGATGAAGGATCGTATTCTGCGGCTGATTGGCCCGGAAGCGAAAAGCCTGATCATGGGCACCTTCCACTCTATTTTTTCCAGACTGCTGAGGGTTGAGGCAGAAAAACTCGGTTATACCAACTCTTTTACCATTTACGACAGCGACGACTCGCTAAGACTGATAAAAACTATCCTCAAAGAAAAAGGTCTCAACGACAAAGTGTACAAACCTTCGGTCATTCGCCATGCGATCAGTACAGCTAAAAGCAGGCTTGTCACACCTTCTGAGTATATAGAACTGGCAACAGACGAGTTTAATCAAACCGTAGCGCAGATTTTTAGTGTGTACACTCAGCGCCTGTTTAAGGCCAACGCCATGGACTTTGATGACCTTCTGCTGAAGCCGATTGAGTTGTTTGATAAGTTTCCAGACATTCTCTACAAATATCAGCACCGCTTCAAATTTATCATGGTAGATGAATACCAGGATACCAACCTGGCGCAATATCTTCTCACCAAAAAACTTTCAGCTGTTCACGAAAATATCTGTGTGGTAGGCGACGATGCCCAAAGTATCTATGCCTTCCGTGGAGCCAATATTCAGAATATCCTGAACCTTAAAAAGGATTATCCTGATCTGAAAGTCTACAAGCTGGAACAGAACTACCGATCCACTCAAAATATCGTCAACGCCGCCAATTCTGTCATTTCCCGCAATAAAGACCAGATACAGAAAAAAGTCTTTACCGAAAATGCAGAAGGTGAAAAAATCCATCTGGTCGAGACCACCTCTGAGCAGGAAGAGGCAAGACAGGTAAGCGGTATGATTCGGGAGCAGAAACAGGTACTCAATTTCTTTAATAAGGATTTTGCCATTCTCTACCGCACGAATGCGCAGTCCCGGGCAATGGAAGACGAGCTAAGACGTACGGGTCTTCACTACAGAGTTTTTGGCGGATTGTCGTTTTATCAACGAAAGGAGATCAAAGATGTGGTTGCCTACCTTCGCCTCGCCATTAACCCGCGCGATGAGCAGGCACTCGACCGGATTATCAATTACCCTACAAGAGGTATTGGCAAAACTTCCCTGGAGCGGCTTACGGTTTTTGCAGATCAACACAACCTTACTTTGTGGGAATCTCTGGAACAGGTTGTGCATTCGGGTCTCAATGGCAGGGTGGTCAGCATCATTCAGGACTTTGTCACCATGATCAGAAGTTTTGGCGTCATCGCCAAAAATGGAGATGCTTATGAAGCGGCCAGCCATATCGCCAAAAATTCGGGTATATTGAAGGAACTCCACGCAGAAAATACGACAGAAGGGCTGACGCGCTGGGAAAATGTACAGGAACTGCTCAATGCCGCACAGGCTTTTACAGAAAATCCCGATCAGGATAATGTAAGTCTGGAAAATTTTCTTGCAGATATTTCGCTCTTCACAGACCAGGATCAGAAAGACGACAATGACGACTACATCACGCTCATGACGATCCATGCCGCCAAAGGGCTGGAATTCAAGTCTGTATTTCTGGTCGGAATGGAAGAAAATCTTTTCCCGAGTTCGCTTTCCATTGAAACCAGGGCCGACCTCGAAGAAGAGCGACGGTTGTTTTATGTGGCAGTAACCCGGGCCGAGCAGCGACTTACCCTGTCATATGCACGGTCACGATATAAATTCGGTACACTTCAATTTAATGAACCGAGCAGATTTATCGATGAAGTTGATCCGAAGTTTATCATTCGCCCATATCAGATCACGGCCCGACGGGAAGTAAGTGGAAGAGGAGCCGTTCAGTCGAGAGAAACCGTTTCCAGAAGACCCCTTCAACCACTTACCAGAGCGACGGTAGGCCACGAAAAAGAAGAATTTCCATTGGCTGACCCTAAACAAATTGTACCCGGAGTACAGGTAGTTCATGAAAAATTCGGAAAAGGAAAAGTATTGACCGTGGAAGGAGAAGGAGTCAATAAAAAGGCAACCGTATTTTTTGATCAGAAAGGTCAGCGGGTCTTATTGTTGAAATACGCAAGACTGCAGGTTGTACAATAGGACTGCGAATGAATAGTATTGCAGCTTTAAATAATTTTTAGCTACTTTGCATGGGAAAGCCACTCCTATTACATTCATCCTTACCGGTTCTGAGACGAAATAATATCCTGTTACCAGGGATGTAATAAGCATTCACATATCTTTTTATGAAATATAAAATATCTGAAGAACCTCTCAAACTACGTGAGTTTGGCAGAAATGTCCAGGCAATGGTAGATTATGCCCAGACTATTACTGACAGAGATGTCAGGACACGGGTTGCCAACGAGATCGTGAGGATTATGACCAATTTAAATCCTAACCTCAAGGATAATCCGGACTATAAACAAAAACTCTGGGATGCTGTTTTTCTGATTAGTGAGAATCAACTGGATGTAGAAGCCCCTTATCCCAAACCTGAGAATCTCGCAATTATTCTCAAAGGAGGAAAAAAAGTACCTTATCAAAAAGGAAAACCTAAATATCGCCAGTATGGCAACCATGTCCATCTGATGATTGGAAAGGCAATCGATATGGAAGAAGGGCCTTACAAAGTAGATTATATCAACCAGATCGCCAATACGATGCGGTTGTTTCTGAAAACCATGGATCGGGATTCTGCCCAGGAAGAAGTTATTGCTGAGCATATCAACGATATTTCTGGCGGGAGAATCAGAGTTCAGGCAGAGGATCTCACTTTGTCGAGAGTAGCCCTGAATCCACCGTTGTACAACCAACCCACCACCCACAAACCGCATAATCGCGGCAACAAAAACAATTACAACAATACGCACAAACGTAAGAACAGCAATAACAACAATAATAAGCGACGCAGAAAAAATTAGGCGTCAGCCTTTTAGCATCAGTATTCATGGAATTTTTCGAAGTACAAGGTGGTCATCGCCTGCATGGCGAAATCACACCACAGGGCGCCAAAAATGAAGCTCTCCAGATTCTTTGTGCAGTCCTGCTTACCCCAGAACCCGTAACCATAACCAATATTCCCGATATCGTGGATGTCAATCGCCTGATTGATATTATTGGATCTATGGGTGTAACCGTAGAGCGACTGGCTCCCGATACCTGTCGTTTTACCGCAGATAAGGTGGATCTTGATTTCCTCAAATCCAATGCTTACCTGAAAAAAGCCCGTGCACTGCGTGGGTCGATCATGCTGGTCGGGCCTTTGCTTGCCCGTTTTGGCAAAGCTTACATCTCAAAACCCGGAGGAGACAAAATCGGACGAAGAAGATTGGACACCCATTTCTGGGGATTTCAGCAACTAAGTGCCGAATTTAACTACAACGACGCCGAAGAGATATTCGAAGTTACTGCACCCGGGCGTCTGCGCGGTAAATATATGCTGCTCGATGAAGCATCGGTAACAGGAACAGCCAATATTGTAATGGCAGCTGTACTCGCTGAGGGAATCACCCAAATCTACCATGCAGCCTGCGAGCCTTATCTCCAGCAACTATGCAATATGCTCAACCGCATGGGTGCAAAGATTTCGGGTATTGGCAGCAATCTTCTGACCATTCAGGGAGTAGAATCTTTACAGGGTACGGAGCATCGCATGCTGGCTGATATGATCGAGGTCGGAAGTTTTATCGGCATGGCAGCCATGACTCAGAGCAAACTCACGATAAAAGATGCAGGTGTAGCACATCTTGGAATTATTCCCGAAACTTTTCGGCGCATGGGAGTCAATCTGGAGATTTCCGGAGACGACATTATTGTACATCAGCAGGATGTATGTGAAATTGATACTTTTATCGACGGAAGTATCCTTACCGTATCGGATCATCCATGGCCAGGATTTACCCCTGATTTGCTAAGTATCATACTGGTACTGGCAACCCAATGCAAAGGCTCTGTACTTATTCATCAGAAGATGTTTGAAAGTCGTTTGTTTTTTGTAGACAAATTGATTGATATGGGTGCCCAAATCATACTCTGTGATCCGCACCGCGCCACAGTCATCGGACTAGAAAGAAAACAAAAGCTCAAAGCGATATCCATGACCAGCCCTGATATACGTGCGGGCGTGGCATTGCTTATTGCCGCTTTATCAGCAGGCGGAACTTCCCGCATCTACAATATTGAGCAGATTGACAGAGGATATCAGAACATCGAGCAGCGTCTTACAGCGATCGGCGCAAAAATCACCAGAAAGCGGGAATAGTCTCATGCCGTAACCCGGCCGACAATTTTGTCGTTTTTTCAGGTGTATATTTGGTTACATTTATCATAACTGTTTAAAAACGAGAAACATGATCAAGAAAATGTCGATATATCTGTTTTTAGCAGCAATGTTGGGAACAGGTGTTGTTCTGACAGGATTTTCCGGAAAATCCGACGAGGTTGTTCAGCCGCAGGCCGAACAAATTAAATGGTTATCCATTGAAGAAGCCGTCGCTGCTGCCGCAAAAGACAAGAAAAAAATTGTCGTGGACGTTTATACAGACTGGTGTGGCTGGTGCAAAAAGCTGGATAAAGATACTTACTCACAGGCCGAAGTGATTGCCTATGTAAACCGAAACTATCATGCGGTAAAGTTTAATGCCGAACAAAAAGAAGATATCACAGTAGGAGGTGTTACCTATAAATATATCAACAACGGACGCAGAGGCTACCACGAGCTTGCAGCTAATATGCTGAATGGGCGTATGTCATACCCTTCCACAGTATTTTTCGATCATCAGCTGAATATTATTACCAATGTGCCCGGATATCACGACGCAAAGGAAATGCTGACTATCCTGAATTTTCTGGGAGAAGATGCCTATAAAACTACCTCTTGGGATACTTATCAGAAAAATTTTAAAAGCCCACGGTAACAACCTGAAGCAATACGGGAAACTGCCAGTTATGCCAATGACAATTGCCAGGTTGTCATTGGCATAAATTGTGTTTTAATACTACCCGATGAATGCTTAATTTTGCGGCTTCTACGACAGGAAACTATCACGTAAAAAACTATGAAGGAAGAGATGAAAGATCATGAAGTAGAGAACAATCAGTCCCAAACGGAAACTCAAACGACTGAAAACCCCGTCATAGAAAATGAAATCATGACAGACGAATCTATCCCCACACCGGAAGACAACGAAGATTTAGATAGCCATGAATCTGATAATCAGCAACTTGACGAAAGCTTTGCAACGATAGATGATGCTATTAAGGTAATTGCTGAACTTCAGATGAAGTTGCGGTCTGCTCATAAAGAGGCAGAAGATCAGAAAGATAAAGTACTGCGGCTACAAGCTGACTTTGACAATTTTCGGAAAAGAAAAGCCAAAGAGCAGACAGATACCGTTCGTTTTGCCAATCAGGAACTGCTTTTGAACCTGCTTCCGGTACTGGATAATTTCTCCCGTACCCTTGACGCCATTGAAAAAACTGACAACCTGACAGCGATTAAGGAGGGTATTGGCCTCGTTGACAACAGTATGCGTCTGCAACTCAGCAAAATTGGTCTTGAACCGATCGAATGTGTAGGAAAACCATTCGACTCAGAAATACATGAGGCTATTTCCAGCTTTGAGGTCGAAGATGAATCCAGGAAAGGACTGATCATCGATGAAGTGGAAAAAGGTTATAGGTATCGCGACAAGGTTATCCGGTTCTCCAAAGTAATCGTGGGGGAATAACAGCTTATGGCAAAGAGAGACTATTATGAGGTTTTAGAGGTAAGCAAAAGCGCTTCTAAAGACGAGCTTAAAAAAGCTTACCGTAAAAAAGCCCTGCAATTTCACCCGGACAAAAACCCCGGCGATAAAAACGCAGAAGACAAGTTTAAAGAAGCTGCAGAAGCTTACGAGGTTCTGAGCGATGATCAAAAACGTGCTGCGTATGATCGTTTTGGTCATGCGGGTGTCGGTGGTGCTGCCGGTGGAGGTTTCCAGGGCAGAGGATTTGAGGACATTTTCACGCAGTTTGGAGATATCTTTGGCGACAATAGTCCGTTTGGGGATATTTTTGGCGGAGGCTCATCTGGTGGGAGAAGAAGAGGGCGCAGAGGGCAACGTGGGGGAGATATTCGCATCAAACTTGCCTTAACGCTCGAGCAAATTGCGACAGGGGTAGAAAAAACTATCAAACTCAACCGCCAACTGGAATGTAAAGATTGTTCGGGCACTGGTGCTGATAACGGGACAGCTTTTACTTCATGTCCGACCTGCAATGGTGCAGGGGAAATCAGGCAACAGGCCGGCGGCGGGTTTTTCCAGCAAATTGTAATTTCGACCTGTCCGACTTGTCAGGGTGAAGGAAGAATCGTATCCAAAGGATGCCGTACCTGTGAAGGAAAAGGAAGGGTGCCGGAAGAAGATACAGTAACTGTGAAAATTCCACCTGGCGTACAAGAGGGAATGTCCCTGAGTGTAAGGGGAAAAGGGAATGCCGGTCTTCGTGGAGGTGCCCCGGGCGATCTGATTATTCAGATCGAAGAAACTCGTTCAGACCTCTTTGAAAGAGACGGGGATAACCTTATTCACGAATTGTTTATCAGCTTTCCGGAAGCTGCCCTTGGCACACAGGTAGAAGTACCTACACTCAACGGAGCTGTCAGGATAAAAGTC
Proteins encoded in this region:
- a CDS encoding thioredoxin family protein codes for the protein MIKKMSIYLFLAAMLGTGVVLTGFSGKSDEVVQPQAEQIKWLSIEEAVAAAAKDKKKIVVDVYTDWCGWCKKLDKDTYSQAEVIAYVNRNYHAVKFNAEQKEDITVGGVTYKYINNGRRGYHELAANMLNGRMSYPSTVFFDHQLNIITNVPGYHDAKEMLTILNFLGEDAYKTTSWDTYQKNFKSPR
- a CDS encoding DUF4290 domain-containing protein, which translates into the protein MKYKISEEPLKLREFGRNVQAMVDYAQTITDRDVRTRVANEIVRIMTNLNPNLKDNPDYKQKLWDAVFLISENQLDVEAPYPKPENLAIILKGGKKVPYQKGKPKYRQYGNHVHLMIGKAIDMEEGPYKVDYINQIANTMRLFLKTMDRDSAQEEVIAEHINDISGGRIRVQAEDLTLSRVALNPPLYNQPTTHKPHNRGNKNNYNNTHKRKNSNNNNNKRRRKN
- a CDS encoding TolC family protein, which encodes MTIRSITFVWVLSLMISLTFAQDASTWDLRKCLEYAAESNISLKQAELNQLNNQIALEQAQASRMPSLSFGGNTTTNFGYSVNPFTNQFTSQAIQSLNTGLSSNATLFNGFRISNTIKRSELDLKASELDYKQAENDLALNITLAYLQILRNEEIVKSSQLQVASTKEQYDRTEKLVRAGSLAQADLIQLESQIATDELALVNAQNQRELSYLNLMQILRLDPNQPFRILAPELDDPGADFMDATTAEIYKMAEDTQPFIQSADMKVQSAALDIEIAKAGRLPSLSASAQVGSGYSSGRQQFTGETFDVTSPVEIAVNGGEVQPANITYPNQGRVTDTYTFSNQMVDNIGGSVSINLNIPIYNRKQNLANIQRAEVTMKSAQFTAELQRQQLEQTIQQAYLDAKSSYSSYLATQKQVAALELTYQNTEKQFTLGVANSTEFLLAKNNLNRANNDLVRTKFDFIFRTKVLDFYQGKPLGL
- a CDS encoding efflux RND transporter periplasmic adaptor subunit, which translates into the protein MRRISFLTFLAFFVLVAGCQQAKVKIQTDKAEVRSIFSRVSESGTIQPTVEVPVAPDVSGEVVFIAIQEGAKVKRGELLLTIRPDDYKAQLEQAEAAVNRSQAAYLQAKASVSQARATLLQDSVGMVRSRQLFKENVVSKVDLENAELKFNVSKSQYEAAAYNLQSAFYQVKSSEATRKQSRQNLDRTNIYASMDGTVTKLNVELGQRVVGTSMMSGTEIIKIADLSSMEVLVEINENDIINVALGDSARIEVDAFPDQVFYGKVSEIAYSATVAGIASTDQVTNFEVKVKVSPQSYKNISLAKKTVSAEESPFRPGMTALVEIYTRSEVDVTTVPIQAVTLRNDSLGEGKEVVFIYENGKVSQVQVETGISDDSHIRIISGVNPDQKVVTGPYTILSKRLKDGMDVEESKEISPGRTEGEND
- a CDS encoding nucleotide exchange factor GrpE, which produces MKEEMKDHEVENNQSQTETQTTENPVIENEIMTDESIPTPEDNEDLDSHESDNQQLDESFATIDDAIKVIAELQMKLRSAHKEAEDQKDKVLRLQADFDNFRKRKAKEQTDTVRFANQELLLNLLPVLDNFSRTLDAIEKTDNLTAIKEGIGLVDNSMRLQLSKIGLEPIECVGKPFDSEIHEAISSFEVEDESRKGLIIDEVEKGYRYRDKVIRFSKVIVGE
- the dnaJ gene encoding molecular chaperone DnaJ; amino-acid sequence: MAKRDYYEVLEVSKSASKDELKKAYRKKALQFHPDKNPGDKNAEDKFKEAAEAYEVLSDDQKRAAYDRFGHAGVGGAAGGGFQGRGFEDIFTQFGDIFGDNSPFGDIFGGGSSGGRRRGRRGQRGGDIRIKLALTLEQIATGVEKTIKLNRQLECKDCSGTGADNGTAFTSCPTCNGAGEIRQQAGGGFFQQIVISTCPTCQGEGRIVSKGCRTCEGKGRVPEEDTVTVKIPPGVQEGMSLSVRGKGNAGLRGGAPGDLIIQIEETRSDLFERDGDNLIHELFISFPEAALGTQVEVPTLNGAVRIKVNPGTQAGKVVRLRGKGITNINGYGAGDLLVHINVWTPENLSPEERKILTRFMDSENFKPNPTKEQKGLFSKIREFFSA
- a CDS encoding 3'-5' exonuclease; amino-acid sequence: MEFLDELNEAQREAVMSVEGPQLVIAGAGSGKTRVLTYRLAFILSQGLADPQELLALTFTNKAAKEMKDRILRLIGPEAKSLIMGTFHSIFSRLLRVEAEKLGYTNSFTIYDSDDSLRLIKTILKEKGLNDKVYKPSVIRHAISTAKSRLVTPSEYIELATDEFNQTVAQIFSVYTQRLFKANAMDFDDLLLKPIELFDKFPDILYKYQHRFKFIMVDEYQDTNLAQYLLTKKLSAVHENICVVGDDAQSIYAFRGANIQNILNLKKDYPDLKVYKLEQNYRSTQNIVNAANSVISRNKDQIQKKVFTENAEGEKIHLVETTSEQEEARQVSGMIREQKQVLNFFNKDFAILYRTNAQSRAMEDELRRTGLHYRVFGGLSFYQRKEIKDVVAYLRLAINPRDEQALDRIINYPTRGIGKTSLERLTVFADQHNLTLWESLEQVVHSGLNGRVVSIIQDFVTMIRSFGVIAKNGDAYEAASHIAKNSGILKELHAENTTEGLTRWENVQELLNAAQAFTENPDQDNVSLENFLADISLFTDQDQKDDNDDYITLMTIHAAKGLEFKSVFLVGMEENLFPSSLSIETRADLEEERRLFYVAVTRAEQRLTLSYARSRYKFGTLQFNEPSRFIDEVDPKFIIRPYQITARREVSGRGAVQSRETVSRRPLQPLTRATVGHEKEEFPLADPKQIVPGVQVVHEKFGKGKVLTVEGEGVNKKATVFFDQKGQRVLLLKYARLQVVQ
- the murA gene encoding UDP-N-acetylglucosamine 1-carboxyvinyltransferase, giving the protein MEFFEVQGGHRLHGEITPQGAKNEALQILCAVLLTPEPVTITNIPDIVDVNRLIDIIGSMGVTVERLAPDTCRFTADKVDLDFLKSNAYLKKARALRGSIMLVGPLLARFGKAYISKPGGDKIGRRRLDTHFWGFQQLSAEFNYNDAEEIFEVTAPGRLRGKYMLLDEASVTGTANIVMAAVLAEGITQIYHAACEPYLQQLCNMLNRMGAKISGIGSNLLTIQGVESLQGTEHRMLADMIEVGSFIGMAAMTQSKLTIKDAGVAHLGIIPETFRRMGVNLEISGDDIIVHQQDVCEIDTFIDGSILTVSDHPWPGFTPDLLSIILVLATQCKGSVLIHQKMFESRLFFVDKLIDMGAQIILCDPHRATVIGLERKQKLKAISMTSPDIRAGVALLIAALSAGGTSRIYNIEQIDRGYQNIEQRLTAIGAKITRKRE
- the sdaAB gene encoding L-serine ammonia-lyase, iron-sulfur-dependent subunit beta translates to MAERSSIFDMIGPIMIGPSSSHTGGVARIGRVARGLFGRQPEQAVITFYNSFSRTYEGHGSDRAIIAGLLDMKTDDERLKNSFDFAKEANLLYSFKAVFNASALHPNSIKVEMVTGERKMSVLGVSRGGGLISIVEVDGFPCNFSAQSPVMVIKADDTNGSAAFITNVVAHEDCNIATMTINRSGKRALAKLVIELDSPIRSLTLEYLKSLNWVREVIYLPNLDL